From a region of the Streptacidiphilus albus JL83 genome:
- a CDS encoding TetR family transcriptional regulator codes for MPDRRSEGADRRSELLDAADRVVRRDGPRASMNAIAAEAGITKPILYRHFGDKTGLYRALAERHTAGLLASVRATLALQLDRRDQVEAVIDTYLAAIEAQPQVYRFLTHPDPADDGLSPGGPLAPALQEIASELTGSMRERVDLGPDSAVIAAAWGQAMTGMVLAAGDWWLETRPFPRERMVQTLADLLWGRLAAAGARPVAAPVTTEPVTTEPSETSETSSDGEQVGTGPEQV; via the coding sequence ATGCCCGACCGCCGCAGCGAAGGGGCCGACCGGCGCAGCGAGCTGCTGGACGCCGCCGACCGGGTTGTTCGCCGGGACGGGCCCCGGGCCAGTATGAACGCGATCGCCGCCGAGGCCGGGATCACCAAGCCGATCCTCTACCGGCACTTCGGCGACAAGACCGGGCTCTACCGGGCGCTGGCCGAGCGGCACACCGCCGGGCTGCTGGCCTCGGTGCGGGCCACGCTGGCGCTGCAGTTGGACCGGCGGGACCAGGTCGAGGCCGTGATCGACACCTATCTGGCCGCGATCGAGGCGCAGCCGCAGGTGTACCGGTTCCTGACGCACCCGGACCCGGCCGACGACGGTCTCTCCCCCGGCGGGCCGCTGGCGCCGGCCCTCCAGGAGATCGCGTCGGAGCTGACCGGCTCGATGCGCGAGCGGGTGGACCTCGGTCCTGACAGCGCGGTCATCGCGGCGGCCTGGGGGCAGGCGATGACGGGGATGGTGCTGGCGGCCGGCGACTGGTGGCTGGAGACCCGCCCCTTCCCGCGCGAGCGGATGGTGCAGACGCTGGCCGACCTGCTCTGGGGACGGCTCGCGGCGGCCGGCGCCCGGCCGGTCGCCGCGCCGGTCACCACCGAGCCGGTCACCACGGAGCCGTCGGAGACCTCGGAGACCTCGTCCGACGGTGAGCAGGTCGGCACGGGGCCGGAGCAGGTCTGA
- a CDS encoding tetratricopeptide repeat protein, which yields MNDDQDPGLTQAVRLRELGTPEGCERLRRLSDSRPRHAGVAYQTAWAHDTLGLEAEAAPYYERALAGQGLSAADRHGAFLGLGSTYRVLGRYGEAVAVLRRSLVEFPEDAALRTFLAMALHNTGESAAAVQLLLQVTAATSADPTVRQYRRAIEYYADHLDETS from the coding sequence ATGAACGATGATCAGGACCCGGGCCTGACCCAGGCCGTCCGGCTGCGCGAGCTGGGCACTCCCGAGGGCTGCGAACGGCTCCGGCGGCTGTCGGACAGCCGCCCCCGGCACGCCGGTGTCGCCTACCAGACCGCCTGGGCGCACGACACCCTGGGCCTGGAGGCCGAGGCAGCCCCGTACTACGAGCGCGCCCTGGCCGGCCAGGGGCTGTCCGCCGCCGACCGGCACGGCGCGTTCCTGGGCCTGGGCAGCACCTACCGCGTCCTGGGCCGGTACGGCGAGGCGGTGGCGGTGCTGCGCCGGTCGCTGGTGGAGTTCCCGGAGGACGCGGCGCTGCGGACCTTCCTGGCGATGGCGCTGCACAACACCGGCGAGTCCGCCGCGGCTGTGCAGCTGCTGCTCCAGGTGACGGCGGCGACCAGCGCGGACCCGACGGTGCGTCAGTACCGCCGGGCGATCGAGTACTACGCCGACCACCTGGACGAGACCTCCTGA
- the def gene encoding peptide deformylase, whose product MSRIPGSTGTVHPVTPWAEPVLSTPCATVTEFDDALARLVEDLFATMYAEDGVGLAANQIGVGLRVFVYDCPDDEDVRHLGHLVNPVLVEADGVEVAGEEGCLSLPGLRAQTPRYDRALVRGQDLTGAPVEVEGTGFFARCLQHETGHLDGGVFLDRLTGLRRARALRAVRRAPWYRAPAGG is encoded by the coding sequence ATGTCCCGCATTCCCGGAAGTACCGGCACCGTCCACCCCGTCACGCCCTGGGCGGAACCCGTGCTCAGCACCCCCTGCGCCACCGTCACGGAGTTCGACGACGCCCTCGCCCGCCTGGTCGAGGACCTCTTCGCCACCATGTACGCCGAGGACGGGGTAGGACTGGCAGCCAATCAGATCGGCGTCGGACTGCGGGTGTTCGTCTACGACTGCCCCGACGACGAGGACGTCCGCCACCTCGGGCACCTGGTCAACCCGGTGCTGGTCGAGGCCGACGGGGTCGAGGTGGCCGGCGAGGAGGGCTGCCTCTCGTTGCCCGGGCTGCGCGCGCAGACGCCCCGGTACGACAGGGCGCTGGTCCGGGGCCAGGACCTCACCGGCGCGCCGGTCGAGGTCGAGGGCACCGGCTTCTTCGCCCGCTGCCTCCAGCACGAGACCGGCCACCTGGACGGCGGCGTCTTCCTGGACCGCCTCACCGGCCTCCGCCGGGCCCGGGCGCTCCGCGCCGTCCGCCGCGCGCCCTGGTACCGCGCCCCGGCCGGGGGCTGA
- a CDS encoding MurT ligase domain-containing protein, which yields MPANPESAGPSATLPPRAKLAVTAGKVAAAVSRTAGRGSGSVIGGKVALRLEPDLLRALAEHLDVVLVSATNGKTTTTRLIAEALKAAGPVVSNALGANMPAGITSALAGASEARFGVIEVDEKYLAGVARDTAPKAIALLNLSRDQLDRSSETRMLAEKWREGLEGTEAVIIANADDPLVTWAASSCRRVVWVAAGQAYREDAWSCPSCGGVMQRPGDDWFCASCGFRRPQPHWALNGDHVIDPQGSAWPIQLQLPGRANLSNATSSAAVAAVFGVHPQIALQRMAGVQAVAGRYESVQVAGREVRLLLAKNPAGWLETFSLIDPAPAPVVLSVNALGADGTDTSWLWDVDYERLAGHPVFVMGQRKLDLAVRLEVAGVYFQVVETLAEAVAAAPPGRIEAIANYTAFQQLRRDVRG from the coding sequence ATGCCAGCGAACCCCGAGTCGGCCGGGCCTTCGGCCACGCTGCCCCCGCGCGCCAAGCTCGCCGTGACGGCCGGCAAGGTGGCGGCCGCGGTCTCGCGCACGGCCGGACGCGGCAGCGGCTCCGTGATCGGCGGCAAGGTCGCACTGAGGCTCGAACCTGACCTGCTGCGGGCCCTCGCCGAGCACCTCGACGTGGTGCTGGTCTCCGCGACCAACGGCAAGACGACCACCACCCGGCTCATCGCCGAGGCGCTGAAGGCCGCAGGACCGGTGGTCTCCAACGCGCTGGGCGCGAACATGCCGGCCGGCATCACCTCGGCCCTGGCCGGCGCCTCCGAGGCGCGCTTCGGCGTGATCGAGGTCGACGAGAAGTACCTGGCCGGGGTGGCCCGCGACACCGCGCCCAAGGCCATCGCGCTGCTCAACCTGTCCCGCGACCAGCTGGACCGCTCCTCGGAGACCCGGATGCTCGCGGAGAAGTGGCGCGAGGGCCTGGAGGGCACCGAGGCGGTCATCATCGCCAACGCCGACGACCCGCTGGTCACCTGGGCGGCCTCCTCCTGCCGCCGGGTGGTCTGGGTGGCCGCCGGGCAGGCGTACCGCGAGGACGCCTGGTCCTGCCCGAGCTGCGGCGGCGTCATGCAGCGCCCCGGCGACGACTGGTTCTGCGCCTCCTGCGGCTTCCGCCGCCCGCAGCCGCACTGGGCGCTCAACGGCGACCACGTGATCGACCCGCAGGGCTCGGCCTGGCCGATCCAGCTGCAGCTGCCGGGCCGGGCCAACCTGTCGAACGCCACCAGCTCGGCGGCGGTCGCGGCGGTCTTCGGGGTGCACCCGCAGATCGCGCTGCAGCGGATGGCCGGGGTGCAGGCCGTGGCCGGCCGCTACGAGTCGGTGCAGGTGGCCGGCCGCGAGGTCCGGCTGCTGCTGGCGAAGAACCCGGCCGGCTGGCTGGAGACCTTCTCGCTGATCGACCCCGCGCCCGCGCCGGTGGTGCTCTCGGTGAACGCCCTGGGCGCCGACGGCACCGACACCTCCTGGCTCTGGGACGTCGACTACGAGCGCCTGGCGGGCCACCCGGTCTTCGTCATGGGCCAGCGGAAGCTGGACCTGGCGGTCCGGCTGGAGGTCGCCGGGGTGTACTTCCAGGTGGTCGAGACCCTGGCCGAGGCCGTGGCCGCGGCCCCGCCCGGCCGGATCGAGGCCATCGCCAACTACACCGCGTTCCAGCAGCTGCGCCGCGACGTGCGCGGCTGA
- a CDS encoding MBL fold metallo-hydrolase, translated as MTELRPTALRPASFGAEPTGERLARIERSPHFVDGSFRNPVPTRRMIPGTFLEGLRANLTKKDTKPTAPIPVHPLSPEELAVPPADGLRLTWLGHATVLAEIQGRRVLFDPVWGERCTPVPGIGPRRLHPNPIPLESLGPVDVVVVSHDHYDHLDMDAIRALVRSGADFAVPLGVGAHLEHWGVPADRLVELDWQESARVAGLTLTATPARHYCARGPRTGTHQLWASWVVAGAEHRLFHSGDSGYFPGFAEIGAQHGPFDATMIQVGAYSEFWPEVHMTPEEGVRAHGDLGAGAVLLPIHWATFDLAPHPWAEPIERTLAAAGAVGVQVATPRPGQPFEPSAALPAEPWWRAVAPVPADAPLPAPPLPPKAGPQPEEVTV; from the coding sequence ATCACCGAGCTGCGACCGACGGCGCTCCGCCCGGCCTCCTTCGGCGCCGAGCCCACCGGCGAGCGGCTCGCCCGGATCGAGCGCTCGCCGCACTTCGTCGACGGGTCCTTCCGCAACCCGGTGCCGACCCGGCGGATGATCCCGGGCACCTTCCTGGAGGGCCTGCGGGCCAATCTGACCAAGAAGGACACCAAGCCCACCGCCCCGATCCCGGTCCACCCGCTGAGCCCGGAGGAACTGGCCGTCCCGCCGGCCGACGGACTGCGGCTGACCTGGCTGGGCCACGCCACGGTGCTGGCCGAGATCCAGGGCCGCCGGGTGCTGTTCGACCCGGTCTGGGGCGAGCGCTGCACCCCGGTCCCCGGCATCGGCCCGCGCCGGCTGCACCCGAACCCGATCCCGCTGGAGTCCCTGGGCCCGGTCGACGTGGTGGTGGTCTCCCACGACCACTACGACCACCTCGACATGGACGCGATCCGCGCCCTGGTCCGCTCCGGCGCGGACTTCGCCGTCCCGCTGGGCGTCGGGGCGCACCTGGAGCACTGGGGCGTCCCGGCCGACCGGCTGGTCGAACTGGACTGGCAGGAGTCGGCCCGGGTCGCCGGACTGACGCTGACGGCGACCCCGGCGCGCCACTACTGCGCCCGGGGGCCACGCACCGGGACGCACCAGCTCTGGGCCTCCTGGGTGGTGGCCGGGGCCGAGCACCGGCTGTTCCACAGCGGCGACAGCGGCTACTTCCCCGGCTTCGCGGAGATCGGCGCCCAGCACGGGCCCTTCGACGCCACCATGATCCAGGTCGGCGCCTACAGCGAGTTCTGGCCGGAGGTCCACATGACGCCGGAGGAGGGCGTCCGGGCCCACGGCGACCTGGGCGCGGGCGCGGTCCTGCTGCCGATCCACTGGGCGACCTTCGACCTGGCGCCGCACCCCTGGGCGGAGCCGATCGAGCGGACGCTCGCGGCGGCCGGGGCGGTCGGCGTCCAGGTGGCGACCCCGCGCCCGGGCCAGCCCTTCGAGCCCTCCGCCGCGCTGCCGGCCGAGCCCTGGTGGCGGGCGGTCGCACCGGTGCCGGCCGACGCGCCGCTGCCGGCGCCGCCGCTGCCGCCCAAGGCCGGCCCGCAGCCGGAAGAGGTCACCGTCTGA
- a CDS encoding type 1 glutamine amidotransferase → MSESALRLVWVYPDLLSTYGDRGNVLVVERRARQRRLEVARIDVRSDQPVPTSGDIYLIGGGEDRPQRLAGERLRQDPGLHRAVENGAIVFGVCAGYQIMGHEFIDDRGQRAPGLGLLDVWSTRGEGERHVGDMIAEPDPRLGLPTLTGFENHQGVTHLGQGVSPLARVTVGGGNGTGDGTEGAWRDTVFGTYLHGPIMARNPVVADLLIKLALDVSALPPVDNHWYDALRTERINAVQQPA, encoded by the coding sequence ATGAGCGAGAGCGCCCTGCGCCTGGTCTGGGTCTACCCCGACCTGCTGAGCACCTACGGCGACCGTGGCAATGTGCTGGTCGTGGAGCGGCGGGCGCGCCAGCGCCGGCTGGAGGTCGCCCGGATCGACGTCCGCTCCGACCAGCCCGTGCCGACCAGCGGCGACATCTACCTGATCGGCGGCGGTGAGGACCGGCCGCAGCGGCTGGCCGGCGAGCGGCTGCGGCAGGACCCGGGACTGCACCGGGCCGTGGAGAACGGCGCGATCGTCTTCGGCGTCTGCGCCGGCTACCAGATCATGGGCCACGAGTTCATCGACGACCGCGGGCAGCGCGCCCCCGGCCTGGGACTGCTCGACGTCTGGAGCACCCGCGGCGAGGGCGAGCGCCATGTCGGCGACATGATCGCCGAACCCGACCCGCGGCTCGGCCTGCCGACCCTGACCGGGTTCGAGAACCACCAGGGAGTCACCCACCTGGGCCAGGGGGTCTCCCCGCTGGCCCGCGTCACCGTGGGCGGTGGCAACGGGACCGGCGACGGAACCGAGGGGGCCTGGCGGGACACCGTCTTCGGCACCTACCTGCACGGACCGATCATGGCGCGCAACCCCGTCGTGGCGGACCTGCTGATCAAACTGGCCCTGGACGTCAGCGCGCTGCCGCCGGTGGACAACCACTGGTACGACGCGCTGCGCACCGAGCGCATCAACGCCGTCCAACAGCCGGCCTAG
- a CDS encoding helix-turn-helix domain-containing protein, with protein sequence MASRVELADEVRAWLEGLVAGGLPEARLVGEAVTALLDEGSGLEPPLVVAVESMLRAQDPRRALDHSYHRQLALLQQVRRGVADVATSRKRMELTLEQLGRQCRTLAEQGRKAADLGRDDLAQEALARGSATSAELARATADYGALQGEEEKLTAASRRLQQHVDSFRSRKETAKAAYTVVLAQAAIDRACVDLDDPAVLGPDPEDAITGARARVEEALGSAHGLEQELQQELGGTVERDPGLLGNDPLETGLLELRPGSPADSGIRILFAVGPAPADTVVLLAAAVRQGNWWTWYDEALPQARNLLAERSIPLAAGGTAFPTYSKESFLDSFFPGRAEEVEAGAALLVAGNRTHPLARVRRRSGLTATQLAERMQVAPETVAAIERAEPGFTEVRTLAAYVEALGGRLDVVADLGGERIVLSGPRTGE encoded by the coding sequence GTGGCGTCACGGGTGGAGCTGGCCGACGAGGTCAGGGCCTGGCTGGAGGGGCTCGTGGCCGGCGGGCTTCCGGAGGCCCGGCTGGTCGGCGAGGCGGTGACCGCGCTGCTCGACGAGGGGAGCGGGCTGGAGCCGCCGCTGGTCGTCGCGGTGGAGTCCATGCTCCGGGCGCAGGACCCCCGACGGGCTCTGGACCACTCCTATCATCGCCAGTTGGCTTTGCTGCAGCAGGTCCGCCGAGGGGTGGCCGACGTGGCGACCTCGCGCAAGCGAATGGAGCTCACGCTCGAACAGCTCGGGCGGCAGTGCCGGACCCTCGCCGAACAGGGCCGCAAGGCCGCCGACCTCGGTCGGGACGACCTGGCCCAGGAGGCACTGGCACGGGGATCGGCGACGTCGGCGGAGCTGGCCAGGGCGACTGCGGACTACGGGGCGCTGCAGGGCGAGGAGGAGAAGCTCACCGCGGCCAGCCGTCGGCTGCAGCAGCACGTGGACTCCTTCCGGTCACGCAAGGAGACCGCGAAGGCCGCCTACACCGTTGTCCTGGCCCAGGCCGCGATCGACAGGGCGTGCGTCGATCTCGACGATCCTGCAGTGCTCGGTCCGGATCCCGAGGATGCGATCACCGGCGCACGAGCGCGGGTCGAGGAAGCACTGGGCAGCGCGCACGGCCTTGAGCAGGAACTGCAGCAGGAGCTGGGCGGCACGGTCGAACGCGATCCCGGCCTGCTGGGGAACGACCCGTTGGAGACCGGCCTGCTGGAGCTGCGGCCGGGATCGCCCGCCGACTCGGGGATCCGGATCCTGTTCGCGGTCGGGCCCGCACCCGCCGACACGGTGGTGCTGCTCGCCGCCGCGGTGCGTCAGGGCAACTGGTGGACCTGGTACGACGAAGCGCTCCCGCAGGCCAGGAACCTGCTGGCCGAGAGATCGATCCCGCTCGCAGCCGGCGGCACCGCCTTCCCCACGTACAGCAAGGAGTCGTTCCTCGACTCCTTCTTCCCGGGCCGGGCCGAGGAGGTGGAGGCCGGAGCCGCCCTGTTGGTCGCCGGCAACCGGACGCATCCGCTCGCCCGAGTGCGCCGCCGGTCGGGCCTCACCGCAACGCAGTTGGCCGAGAGGATGCAGGTCGCGCCGGAAACAGTGGCGGCGATCGAGCGCGCCGAGCCCGGCTTCACCGAGGTCCGTACTCTCGCCGCCTATGTCGAGGCCCTCGGCGGTCGGCTCGACGTGGTCGCAGACCTCGGCGGCGAACGGATCGTCCTGAGCGGACCGCGCACCGGGGAGTGA
- a CDS encoding acyl-CoA dehydrogenase family protein has translation MSDDSAKSGFSLDLNEDQIAVRDWLHGFAADVIRPAAAEWDEREETPWPIIQEAAKVGIYSLDFFATQQFDPTGLGIPITMEELFWGDAGIGLAIVGSALAAVGVVANGTPEQVGLWAPQMFGTPDDVKLAAFCSSEPDAGSDVAAMRTRAVYDQATDEWVLNGTKTWATNGGIAHVHVVVASVDPALGARGQASFIVPPGTPGLSQGQKFKKHGIRASHTAEVVLDGVRVPGHCLLGGKEKLDERLARARERAAAEARGERTEKVKNAAMATFEASRPAVGAQAVGVARAAYEVALDYAKTREQFGRPIIDNQGIAFTIADMRTRIDAARLLVWRASWMANNGKPFTAAEGSMSKLYAGETAKWVTAQAIQILGGNGFTREYPVERMHRDAAIYTIFEGTSEIQRLVIARTLSGLPIR, from the coding sequence ATGTCCGACGACAGCGCCAAGTCCGGCTTCAGTCTCGACCTCAACGAGGACCAGATCGCCGTCCGCGACTGGCTGCACGGCTTCGCGGCAGATGTCATCCGCCCGGCCGCCGCCGAGTGGGACGAGCGCGAGGAGACGCCCTGGCCGATCATCCAGGAGGCGGCCAAGGTCGGCATCTACTCGCTGGACTTCTTCGCCACCCAGCAGTTCGACCCGACCGGCCTGGGCATCCCGATCACCATGGAGGAGCTGTTCTGGGGCGACGCCGGCATCGGCCTCGCCATAGTCGGCAGCGCCCTCGCCGCCGTCGGCGTGGTCGCCAACGGCACGCCCGAGCAGGTCGGCCTCTGGGCCCCGCAGATGTTCGGCACGCCGGACGACGTCAAGCTCGCCGCGTTCTGCTCGTCGGAGCCGGACGCCGGCTCCGACGTCGCCGCGATGCGCACCCGCGCCGTCTACGACCAGGCCACCGACGAGTGGGTGCTGAACGGCACCAAGACCTGGGCGACCAACGGCGGCATCGCTCACGTCCACGTCGTCGTCGCCTCGGTCGACCCCGCCCTCGGCGCGCGCGGCCAGGCGTCGTTCATCGTGCCGCCGGGGACGCCGGGGCTCAGCCAGGGGCAGAAGTTCAAGAAGCACGGCATCCGCGCCTCGCACACCGCCGAGGTGGTCCTCGACGGGGTGCGGGTCCCCGGCCACTGCCTGCTCGGCGGCAAGGAGAAGCTGGACGAGCGGCTGGCGCGCGCCCGCGAGCGGGCTGCCGCCGAGGCGCGCGGCGAGCGGACCGAGAAGGTCAAGAACGCCGCGATGGCCACCTTCGAGGCCTCCCGCCCCGCCGTCGGCGCCCAGGCGGTCGGCGTCGCCCGGGCCGCCTACGAGGTCGCCCTCGACTACGCCAAGACCCGCGAGCAGTTCGGCCGCCCGATCATCGACAACCAGGGCATCGCCTTCACCATCGCCGACATGCGCACCCGGATCGACGCCGCCCGACTGCTGGTCTGGCGCGCCTCCTGGATGGCCAACAACGGCAAGCCGTTCACGGCGGCCGAGGGCTCCATGTCCAAGCTCTACGCCGGAGAGACCGCCAAGTGGGTCACCGCCCAGGCGATCCAGATCCTCGGTGGCAACGGCTTCACCCGGGAGTACCCGGTGGAGCGGATGCACCGCGACGCCGCGATCTACACCATCTTCGAGGGCACCAGCGAGATCCAGCGCCTGGTGATCGCCCGCACCCTGTCCGGGCTGCCGATCCGCTGA
- a CDS encoding DUF6879 family protein, protein MPQNDWAEPFRAARVSAVHLEMRDLYSVGDESGPYDRWRETGEAGTDPESAMWRPWTSVVRDLTAVGVVMRRARIVSEPVTDYIKYEHAGTGVNLAVGELVRWLPRSLASDIALPGNDFWLFDGTTVVFNHFTGNGDWADPGTETITDPVVAKLCRDAFESVWARATPHEEYKIR, encoded by the coding sequence ATGCCGCAGAACGACTGGGCTGAACCGTTCCGAGCAGCCCGCGTCTCCGCCGTACACCTGGAGATGCGAGACCTGTACTCGGTCGGTGACGAGTCCGGACCGTACGACCGGTGGCGGGAGACCGGCGAGGCCGGCACCGATCCGGAGTCGGCCATGTGGCGCCCGTGGACGAGCGTCGTGCGGGACCTGACCGCCGTCGGCGTGGTCATGCGCCGGGCCCGGATCGTCTCCGAACCCGTCACTGACTACATCAAGTACGAGCACGCCGGCACCGGTGTGAACCTCGCCGTCGGTGAACTGGTCCGCTGGTTGCCCCGCAGCCTCGCCTCGGACATCGCACTGCCGGGGAACGACTTCTGGCTGTTCGACGGCACCACCGTCGTGTTCAACCACTTCACCGGGAACGGTGACTGGGCCGATCCCGGCACGGAGACGATCACCGATCCGGTTGTGGCGAAGCTGTGCCGGGACGCCTTCGAGTCCGTCTGGGCCCGTGCGACCCCGCACGAGGAATACAAGATCCGCTGA
- a CDS encoding 6-phosphofructokinase, giving the protein MRIGVLTSGGDCPGLNAVIRSVVHRGVVDHGDEIIGFMDGWRGLLEGDFRELTLDSVSGILAQGGTILGSTRVQPSHLREGVARAKAYCEELGLDGIIPIGGEGTLKAARLLSDGGVPIVGVPKTIDNDIACTDVTFGFDTAVSVATEALDRLKTTAESHQRVMVVELMGRHTGWIALHAGMAAGAHAIVVPERPFNIERVTEVVRERFERGKKFAIVVCAEGAKPEPGTMHWEEGTVDIYGHERFTGVATQLSVELEHRLGKEARPVILGHVQRGGTPTAYDRVLATRFGWHAVEAVHKGAFGHLTALQGTQINLVPLAEAVADLKTVPAERYAEAETVI; this is encoded by the coding sequence ATGCGTATTGGTGTGCTGACCAGCGGCGGGGACTGCCCCGGTCTCAACGCCGTGATCCGCTCCGTGGTCCATCGCGGCGTGGTGGACCACGGCGACGAGATCATCGGCTTCATGGACGGCTGGCGCGGTCTCCTGGAGGGCGACTTCCGCGAGCTGACCCTCGACTCCGTCAGCGGCATCCTGGCCCAGGGCGGGACGATCCTCGGCTCGACCCGGGTGCAGCCCAGCCATCTCCGGGAGGGCGTGGCCCGCGCCAAGGCCTACTGCGAGGAACTGGGCCTGGACGGGATCATCCCGATCGGCGGCGAGGGCACCCTGAAGGCCGCCCGGCTGCTCTCCGACGGCGGGGTGCCCATCGTCGGCGTGCCCAAGACCATCGACAACGACATCGCCTGCACCGATGTCACCTTCGGCTTCGACACCGCCGTCTCGGTGGCCACCGAGGCGCTGGACCGGCTGAAGACCACCGCCGAGTCGCACCAGCGGGTCATGGTGGTCGAGCTGATGGGCCGCCACACCGGCTGGATCGCGCTGCACGCGGGCATGGCGGCCGGCGCGCACGCCATCGTCGTGCCGGAGCGGCCGTTCAACATCGAGCGGGTCACCGAGGTCGTCCGCGAGCGCTTCGAGCGCGGCAAGAAGTTCGCCATCGTGGTCTGCGCCGAGGGCGCCAAGCCCGAGCCCGGCACCATGCACTGGGAGGAGGGCACCGTGGACATCTACGGCCACGAGCGCTTCACCGGCGTCGCCACCCAGCTGTCGGTCGAACTGGAGCACCGGCTCGGCAAGGAGGCCCGCCCGGTCATCCTCGGCCACGTCCAGCGCGGCGGCACCCCGACGGCCTACGACCGGGTGCTGGCGACCCGCTTCGGCTGGCACGCGGTCGAGGCCGTGCACAAGGGCGCCTTCGGGCATCTGACGGCCCTCCAGGGCACCCAGATCAACCTGGTGCCGCTGGCCGAGGCCGTGGCCGACCTGAAGACGGTTCCGGCCGAGCGCTACGCCGAGGCCGAGACGGTCATCTGA